One Pseudomonadales bacterium genomic window, CGCCAACGCCAACTTCATATCACCCTGTGCTTTAAAATCGTCTATCAGATCAAATAGCGTTTTTCTTAGCGGTGTTTCCGTCAATAACTTCAGGCCATCACTAACAGGGCCGGAAAGATTTGATTTGATGACTAAATCACCGCCCGCCTCACTCGCCGTAAAGTCAGCTTGCAGTTGTTCAATGCGTACATCATATATCTGCCCTGAAGCAGCGATCACATGGGTCTGTTTATCTTTCACTAGAATCCGCGCGTTGGCTTTTCGAAGTGCTGGCCAATCCGGTAAATAGGATAAATCCACTTGCTCAGCATTGATATCCAACCGCATCGTGCGTGTCGCTTCCGACGCCCCCTTGGCAGCGGAACCGGAATAAACAAATTCCGCATTACGCACTTCCCCAGCTTGAACGGCTTGTGTCAGCCAGCTCAGCAGTTCGGGGCTGACTTTTTTATCTGGCACATAGGTCAGAGCGGGTTTGGCGGGTGCATCCCTCATACTCACCAGCAAATCCAGCCTCGGTTCGATACCATTGCGTGGGGCTGCAAGACCGAATTTCCCTTCCAGCTTGCCAGTGTTCCCCATCAGCTTAAGGTGATCACCATAGAGCCAAAATGATCGTCCCTGGTTTTTCCAACGTACCAAACCCGACGCCTGTTGATAGTGCCATTGCTCAGAATAGAGATTTGGAAAAAATAGCCTAAAGTCGTTCGATGAAAAATCGACCATTCCGCCGCTCGGCGTGACTTTTAGATAGCCATTAACCCCATCAACCGCCGGTGCATTTTTCCAGGCCGATACGCCCACCTCATCCAAGTTCGCCTCCAGCAAAAACAGCGGAATATCATCGACCTTGTCCTTAGCAGTTAACCGGTATTGCAGATGTGCATTGGTAAGTCGGCCACGCGGCTGTAGCCGTGTGAGTAATTTTCTGATTGTATCCGGAAGCTGGTCCAGCGATAGAAATAAGTGCGAGAAGAACTGTAACTCGACTGCATCAGCTACCAAGCTGAGCAAGCGCTGCTCATCCTGCTTTGCCAATGACCAATCCTGTTGCTTCGAAACAAAAACTTCATCTTGCCATTTAAAACCGAACTCTTGCAGCACTAAGCGCCAACTGTTCTGACCCAAACCTTCGTTTCTGCGCCAAAAAAAAGCGGTTTGTAAGTCTTCAACTGGCGCTATGTTTTGTGCTACGGACGTTAGCAGCAATTTAGGCGCGTTGATGGCTCCGCGTACATCCATCAACCGACCATTTTCGACACTCAGCCAAACTTTCCCACCCAGTAAAAAAGTACCCGTTTTAAGCTTTACCGGTAGCATTTCCCCCATTATCGGCAACCATTCTTCTATCGATAAAGGGCTCCATTGAACATAAGCATCTAATTGGAAATCCTTCTCTCCAGGATGGTTATGCATATTCATAGCGAAAGAAATCTGTCTTTCCTGCTCCGCATCCAACATTAGCTGACCTTTGCTGGAACAAATCGACTGCACACAATGCAACTGCCAGTCTGTAATATTGAGCTGCTTTTGTTGGCCTTCATCAAGCAACAGTACTAATTGCGCATCTCGTATCTGAACTTTACCCTGCGCCAACAACAACGCAACTAACTGTGCAGTACTGTTCTCCGCTGAAGCTCGTGTTTCGGTATCTTCAAGCTGCCATTGCCCCCCTTCATTGCGACTCAGCCGCAAGGCCATCCCTTCCAGACTGATCGTGCTAAACACTGGTTGCCTTTGCAACATCGATTGCCACACATCCAGGCGAATGACCAGTTCGCGCAGTTTGAAAGGCTCCGTTTGTGTCGATGTTTGTATTGAAAAATGGCGAAGGGAGAGTGCTGGTTGAAAACCCTGCCAAGCGCCCTGCAATTGCTCAAAATAAACCGGGCTGCCCATTTTTTCGGAGAGATAAGTCTTAATAGGCTCTTGATATTGATGCAGTCGGGGCAGCATGACCCGTCCCAGGCTGACGTATACCGCTACCAAGACCAGGGCCAATAACGTAATTAGCCAGATTTTGTGGACGATGTATTTAAGTAACGAATTCACTGTGTCGCGCGTCTCAAAAGCCTTAGGCCATCATTATGCGGAGTATACCTTAACCCACTCTGAATGGTGGATGATAACCACTGGATTTGAGGCATCGTAATTAAGAAATGTATGAGACCGGAGTATCGCTTAACTTTTATACAGAACCGTGGTTGATTGCCCTACCGGAATACCACATCAAATTCCTCCTGGGCATACATCGGCTCCAACTGAATAGTGACTCTTCTATTTATAAAGGTTTCCAAATCAGCCAGACTGGATGAATCTTCATCCAACAAACGTTCAGCAACTGCCTGGGAAGCTAATACCAAAAAGCTCTGCGAACTCGCGCTATAGGCACGTGCCTGACGCAAAATTTCTCGTAATACTTCATAGCAAACTGTCTCTGCCGTTTTTACTGAGCCGCGACCATCGCATTCAGGGCATGGTTCGCAAACTATCTGTTGTAAGCTTTCGCGAGTACGCTTGCGCGTCATCTCTACTAAGCCCAGATCAGACATACCAACAATATTGGTTTTGGCATGATCGCGCTCCAAGACCTTTTCCAGCATGCGCATAACCTGACGCTGATGCTCAGCATCAAGCATATCGATAAAATCGATAATAATAATACCGCCGATATTACGTAATCGTAACTGCCTGCCAATGGCCGTGGTCGCTTCCAGATTGGTTTTAAATATGGTTTCTTCCAAATTGCGATGGCCGACAAAGGCACCCGTGTTGATATCAATAGTGGTCATGGCTTCGGTTTGATCAAAAATAAGATAACCACCTGATTTTAAGGATACTTTTCGACCCAATGCTTTTTGTACTTCATCTTCGACATTATAAAGATCAAAGATCGGGCGCTCGCCTTGATAAAGTTCAACGCGGCCATCCAACTCCGGCACATAGGAATCCACAAAGGATTGTATTTTTAAAAAGGATTCCTGTGAATCCACCCGTACCTTTTCCAGGCCGGGACGAATGAAATCTCTCATTGACCGTAGGTAGAGCGGCAGCTCTTCATAAATATTACAGGGTGCCTTCGCACTATTGGTTGCTCCCTCAACGGAACCCCATAAACGTTTTAGGAAACGAATATCAGCGGCTATTTCGTCTTTACCAACCCCTTCCGCCACTGTTCTGATAATAAAGCCTGCATTGCCTTCAAGACCTTCAGCGCCAATACACTCCTTCACTAAGGCCGTCAGGCGTTGTCGCTCCTGTTCATCTTCAATACGTTGCGAAATGCCTATATGCTGGGTGCGCGGCATATATACCAGGTAGCGCGATGGCAATGACAAATGGGTCGTTAAGCGCGCGCCCTTGGTGCCAATCGGATCCTTGGTTACCTGCACAATGATTGACTCACCTTCCTTGAGCGCTTCACATATATCAGCAGTATTTTTTTCCCGTTCCTCAATACCATCATCATTGAGCGTAACGATGTCTGCCGTATGGATAAACGCCGAACGCTCAAGCCCAACATCAACAAAGGCCGCCTGCATTCCTGGCAACACCCGGAGCACCTTGCCTTTATAGATATTCCCCACCAACCCCCGTTTACTCGAACGCTCAATATAAACTTCCTGCAACATGCCATTTTCCAGCACGCCGACACGGGTTTCCATGGGGGAAATATTTATCAGAATTTCTTCACTCAACGTCCTATCCTATTGTCCTGTTATCGACGGCTAGTAAGCCAGTATTTTATCGCCTTTTCTTTTAAAACGATCCATTTAAACCTAGCCCAAACTACTCTTCAATTCCAGATAGGTACATCAAATTCGGCTAACAATTGTGC contains:
- a CDS encoding TIGR02099 family protein; translated protein: MNSLLKYIVHKIWLITLLALVLVAVYVSLGRVMLPRLHQYQEPIKTYLSEKMGSPVYFEQLQGAWQGFQPALSLRHFSIQTSTQTEPFKLRELVIRLDVWQSMLQRQPVFSTISLEGMALRLSRNEGGQWQLEDTETRASAENSTAQLVALLLAQGKVQIRDAQLVLLLDEGQQKQLNITDWQLHCVQSICSSKGQLMLDAEQERQISFAMNMHNHPGEKDFQLDAYVQWSPLSIEEWLPIMGEMLPVKLKTGTFLLGGKVWLSVENGRLMDVRGAINAPKLLLTSVAQNIAPVEDLQTAFFWRRNEGLGQNSWRLVLQEFGFKWQDEVFVSKQQDWSLAKQDEQRLLSLVADAVELQFFSHLFLSLDQLPDTIRKLLTRLQPRGRLTNAHLQYRLTAKDKVDDIPLFLLEANLDEVGVSAWKNAPAVDGVNGYLKVTPSGGMVDFSSNDFRLFFPNLYSEQWHYQQASGLVRWKNQGRSFWLYGDHLKLMGNTGKLEGKFGLAAPRNGIEPRLDLLVSMRDAPAKPALTYVPDKKVSPELLSWLTQAVQAGEVRNAEFVYSGSAAKGASEATRTMRLDINAEQVDLSYLPDWPALRKANARILVKDKQTHVIAASGQIYDVRIEQLQADFTASEAGGDLVIKSNLSGPVSDGLKLLTETPLRKTLFDLIDDFKAQGDMKLALALAIPLKGQSPLKTAVVLETDNTKFSIPSLNLSFDQIKGSFDYRENAGLNAGQVTGRVFGEPFLAKISSSVRTVLGGGQKQQTQIRLNGAITAKALRQWIQHPLFSRFEGKTDYQAELNFGAKEGNGIVILSDLKGIDVNLPQPFSKAANQRQPLTYMISLDDSPIHYLSYANLLQFALRYAEGSYQQGEIRVGGDPAVFENIPGIRLQGDIAYLDIEQWQTLFNAMYESAPASEGRTGEEVATTKAKSSNMALLKRVRLNVDSLKFIGQTLEQVIIEAEQINRDWLLRFENPVIKGQLIAYSNNSKPTDIKLDYLRLPKSSKEGADPLTDVSPQKLALLDFSTKELSLGEHNYGSWAFNIRPNDKGARIEQIITDAGGLKILGDIDWGYDEAVHTSRFVGTVKTSDVGGALESWGYSRSIEAKEGGASGNLSWPGTPAAFSLKNASGELKLHSQEGRLLEVEGSANVLRLFGIFNFSSLARRLRLDFSDLFKKGYSFDTLKGELAFQTGEVQIADSLIIDGPSAKFKIDGRTDLINEQLDQDMIVVLPVGDNIPIAATIVGAPQVGIPLYLLNKVFGDMFERFTSARYRVTGSWDDPKIELVKMFENRSTKNHSVVEPGAGSTAASQ
- the rng gene encoding ribonuclease G, which translates into the protein MSEEILINISPMETRVGVLENGMLQEVYIERSSKRGLVGNIYKGKVLRVLPGMQAAFVDVGLERSAFIHTADIVTLNDDGIEEREKNTADICEALKEGESIIVQVTKDPIGTKGARLTTHLSLPSRYLVYMPRTQHIGISQRIEDEQERQRLTALVKECIGAEGLEGNAGFIIRTVAEGVGKDEIAADIRFLKRLWGSVEGATNSAKAPCNIYEELPLYLRSMRDFIRPGLEKVRVDSQESFLKIQSFVDSYVPELDGRVELYQGERPIFDLYNVEDEVQKALGRKVSLKSGGYLIFDQTEAMTTIDINTGAFVGHRNLEETIFKTNLEATTAIGRQLRLRNIGGIIIIDFIDMLDAEHQRQVMRMLEKVLERDHAKTNIVGMSDLGLVEMTRKRTRESLQQIVCEPCPECDGRGSVKTAETVCYEVLREILRQARAYSASSQSFLVLASQAVAERLLDEDSSSLADLETFINRRVTIQLEPMYAQEEFDVVFR